The following coding sequences are from one Dama dama isolate Ldn47 chromosome 8, ASM3311817v1, whole genome shotgun sequence window:
- the LOC133061023 gene encoding alpha-adducin-like, which produces MNGDTRAAVVTSPPPTTAPHKQRYFDRVDENNPEYLRARNMAPDLRQDFNMMEQKKRVSMILQSPAFCEELESMIQEQFKKGKNPTGLLALQQIADFMTTNVPNVYPAAPQGGMAALNMSLGIVTPVNDLRGSDSIAYDKGEKLLRCKLAAFYRLADLFGWSQLIYNHITARVSSEQEHFLIVPFGLLYSEVTASSLVKVNLQGDIVDRGSTNLGVNQAGFTLHSAIYAARPDVRCVVHIHTPAGAAVSVMKCGLLPISLEAFSLGEVAYHDYHGILVDKEEKILIQKNLGPKSKVLILRNHGLVSVGESIEEAFYYIHNLVVACEIQVRTLASAGGPDNLVLLDPGKYKAKSRAPGSPAGEGSGSPPKWQIGEQEFEALMRMLDNLGYRTGYPYRYPALREKSKKYSDVEVPASVTGYSFASDGDSGMCSPLRHSFQKQQREKARWLNSGQGDDASEEGQSGGSPKAKTKWTKEDGHRTSTSAVPNLFVPLNTNPREVQEMRNKIREQNLQVIKTAGPQSQVLSGVVMDRSLVQGRLVTASKAIIEKEYQPHVIVSTTGPNPFNTLTDRELEEYRREVERKQKGPEENLDEPREEQEKSPPEPHTPPSFPVKLEEDLPWEPPSGDDSDAATFKPTLPYLSPDEPSEALGFPTLEKEEEGLGEAGGPPSPTGSPTRSPLAASPEPAPAQAAEEAASPAAEDPGSDGSPGKSPSKKKKLRTPSFLKKSKKRTDS; this is translated from the exons ATGAATGGTGACACTCGGGCTGCAGTGGTGACCTCACCACCCCCGACCACAGCCCCTCACAAACAGAGGTATTTCGACAGAGTGGATGAGAACAATCCAGAATACTTGAGAGCGAGGAACATGGCACCAGACCTTCGCCAGGACTTCAACATGATGGAGCAAAAAAAGAGGGTGTCCATGATTCTGCAAAGTCCCGCTTTCTGTGAAGAATTGGAGTCAATGATACAGGAACAGTTCAAGAAGGGGAAGAATCCCACAGGCCTGTTGGCATTGCAGCAGATTGCAGATTTCATGACCACAAATGTACCCAATGTCTACCCGGCAGCTCCacaggggggaatggcagccttgAACATGAGTCTTGGTATAGTGACTCCTGTGAATGACCTGAGAGGGTCTGATTCTATTGCCTATGACAAAGGGGAGAAGTTACTGCGGTGTAAACTGGCAGCGTTTTATAGACTAGCGGATCTCTTTGGATGGTCTCAGCTTATCTACAATCACATCACAGCCAGGGTGAGCTCTGAGCAGGAGCATTTCCTCATCGTACCTTTTGGACTTCTCTACAGTGAAGTGACTGCATCCAGTTTGGTTAAAGTCAATCTACAAGGAGACATAGTAGATCGTGGGAGCACTAATCTGGGAGTGAACCAGGCTGGCTTCACGTTGCATTCCGCCATTTATGCCGCACGCCCGGACGTGAGGTGTGTCGTGCACATTCACACACCGGCCGGCGCTGCGGTCTCTGTGATGAAGTGTGGCCTCTTGCCCATCTCCCTGGAGGCATTTTCCCTTGGAGAAGTGGCATACCACGATTATCATGGGATTCTGGTcgataaggaagaaaaaattttaattcagaaaaatcTGGGGCCTAAAAGCAAGGTTCTTATTCTCCGGAATCACGGTCTTGTGTCCGTTGGAGAGAGCATTGAGGAGGCCTTCTATTATATCCACAACCTTGTGGTTGCATGTGAGATCCAGGTTCGAACTCTGGCGAGTGCGGGAGGGCCAGACAATTTAGTCCTCCTGGATCCTGGAAAGTACAAAGCCAAGTCCCGGGCCCCTGGGTCCCCGGCAGGGGAAGGCAGCGGATCACCGCCCAAGTGGCAGATTGGTGAGCAGGAGTTTGAAGCCCTGATGCGGATGCTGGATAATCTGGGTTATAGAACTGGCTACCCTTACCGATACCCTGCTCTGAGagagaaatctaaaaaatacagcgATGTGGAGGTTCCTGCCAGTGTCACAGGTTACTCCTTTGCTAGTGACGGTGATTCGGGCATGTGCTCCCCTCTCAGACACAGCTTTCAGAAGCAGCAGCGAGAGAAGGCAAGGTGGCTGAACTCGGGCCAGGGCGACGACGCGTCTGAGGAGGGGCAGAGCGGCGGGAGCCCCAAGGCGAAGACTAAGTGGACTAAAGAGGATGGACACAGAACTTCCACCTCTGCTGTCCCTAACCTGTTTGTTCCATTGAACACTAACCCAAGAGAGGTCCAGGAGATGAGGAACAAGATTCGAGAGCAGAACTTGCAGGTCATTAAGACGGCTGGCCCCCAGTCCCAGGTGTTGTCCggtgtggtgatggacaggagccTTGTCCAGGGCAGGCTAGTGACGGCCTCCAAGGCCATCATTGAGAAGGAATACCAGCCGCACGTCATCGTGAGCACCACCGGCCCCAACCCCTTCAACACGCTCACGGACCGCGAGCTGGAGGAGTACCGCAGGGAGGTGGAGCGCAAGCAGAAGGGCCCCGAAGAGAATCTGGACGAGCCGAGAGAAGAGCAAGAGAAGAGCCCTCCGGAGCCACACACACCTCCCAGCTTCCCTGTCAAGCTGGAGGAAG ACCTGCCGTGGGAGCCGCCCTCCGGAGATGACAGTGACGCCGCCACCTTCAAGCCGACTCTGCCCTACCTGTCCCCCGATGAGCCTTCAGAAGCGCTTGGCTTCCCAAcgttggagaaggaagaggaggggctGGGTGAAGCCGGGGGCCCTCCAAGCCCCACTGGGTCCCCCACCAGGTCCCCCCTGGCGGCCAGCCCCGAGCCAGCCCCAGCCCAGGCAGCTGAGGAGGCCGCCTCCCCAGCGGCCGAGGACCCTGGCAGTGATGGGTCTCCGGGCAAGTCCCCGtccaaaaagaagaaattgcgcaccccttccttcctgaagaagagcaagaagaggACCGACTCCTGA